Genomic segment of Acaryochloris thomasi RCC1774:
CCTCGATAATATTCTCGAAGCCCAGAAGGTTCTCGTCCACGACCTGCGGAGTACCCTGTTCACCATCGCCAAAGATGTCAAGATCCAAGTCGAGTTCAATCCTGATAAAGTGCAGGCTTACCGCTTAATTGGATATGAAAATCGGCTTCTAAGAGCGGAAGATTTTAATGACGATCGTAAAGATGCTGGAGAAATTGGATCAGGCCATACGGTGACGGCTCTCTATGAAGTGATTCCTGCTGGCGTAGAGACAGATATTGAGCTACCGGATGTTGATCCGCTCAAATACCAAAAGCCCCAGGCCTCTGACTCAGGCAGCGACGAACTGATGCAGGTAAAGCTGCGCTACAAAGCCCCCACTGGACGGAAGAGTCAGTTGATTAGCCAACCCATCACAGAGGGGAGCGGTACCATTGGCTCAGCTTCTGACAATCTCAAGTTTTCGTCAGCCGTTGCCATGTTCGGCATGATGCTGCGAGAGTCTGAGTTGAAGGGGGACACCAGCTACGCCAGCGTTTTAGAGTTGGCGAAACAGTCCCAAGGTGAAGATCAACGCGGCTACCGTCAAGGCTTCATCGATCTAGTGGAAAGTAGTCAAAAGCTGAGCCAAACGAGAGCTGAACTCGATTAGCACCTTGCTAGAATCTGGCGCGACCTTTGATGACTCGGGTGCCTATCGCTACCGCTTGTGGCGGCGGTGGGATGCCCGAGGTTCTTTGCTCACGTTCGTGATGCTCAATCCCAGCCGAGCGGATGCCCAGACCAATGATCCGACAATTCGGCGCTGTATTCGGTTTGCTCAGTCCTGGGGCTATGGGGCGCTAGAAGTGGTCAATCTGTTTGCCTATTGCACCTCAAAGCCAGCAGAACTACGTCAAGCTAAAAAGCCGGTGGGGGAGAGTTGCGATCGCATCCTCATAGAGTCAGCGCGATCGGCCCAGATGATCCTGCTGGCCTGGGGCAATCATGGGCAGTATCAAAATCGGGGGAAAGTTGCGAGCAAGCTGCTAGCTGAAGTAGGTCCACTCCACTGTCTAGGTCTGACCCAGAAAGGAGAGCCAAGACATCCGCTCTATCTCAAACGTGATATTCAACCAAAACCCTATTCTGTCCCGTAGTAGAGAAGATTGAACCAGACAATTGGTGCATCTGTTAACGCAGTGTAAGAAAGAACCGTTGATACTCGCTTTAGACAATTGTACAATTGGAGAATGAATATTGTTGCAGACACCAATATATTTTTGGCAGTGACGCTTGAGGAAGAAAGCAAAGACCGCATTATTGAAGTAACAGAAGGCTGTTCGCTTTATGCTCCAGAAATCTTGCCCTATGAAATAGGTAACGCACTATCGGCAATGGTAAAAAGGCATCAGATTGAGGGAATGATGTTACAGCGATTTATCACATCACTCAGAAAATTCCAGTCAGTCTTGCCAAAGTTGATATTCCTAAAGCTTTAGATATAGCTATTCAACAAAATATTTATGCTTACGATGCCTACTTTCTGCAGTGTGCATTGGCTTTATCAAGCCCTCTTATAACGCTCGATCAACGGCTAAAGGCGGTGGCACAGACTATGAATATAGAAATACTGGAGTAGAAGATGAGAGTTTACACATATTCAGAAGCTCGTCAGCAGTTATCAGAACTGTTAAACCAGGCACAGTCAGAGGAAGTCTTGATAAAGAGACGAGATGGAACGACGTTCTCTGTAAGAGCTAGGAAGACGAAAGAATCTCCCTTTGATATCAAAGGCTTCAAGTCAGACGTATCGCAGAAAGATATCTTAAGCGCAGTTGAGGAATCTAGAGGTCGGTAGTTTGCTGAAAGCTTCCACAACGCCCGAACATGCGTTGATTTAAATTTGAAGTGCAGCAGAATCTGATGTACGAGGATACTGACAAAAGCGTTGCAAACTCTACAAATGTATTGTCGTTAAGGCTAGCGAATAGAATTCGCCTTAAACCGCAGAAGGTGTTTGACTAACGCTTTCACGACCATGAGGCACCCTCAAGTCTTCTAAGTCAGGGCCAGCCGGAATGATTGCGCCAGGATTAAGTGGGAACAACATTCCGTAATAATCGCGCTTCACTGCCTCAACATTACAGGTTTCAGCAACCCCCGGAAGCTGATAAAGATCTCGCAAATACGCGCCTAAATACTGATAGTCCTTAATGCGGCGGCGATTGCATTTAAATAAGCCGTAGTAGACTGTATCAAATCGATACAGCGTCGTGAATAGTCTTACGTCCGCTAGGGTAACGTGATCACCACAGAGATAGCGATGGGTCGCCAGGGCAGCATCGATTTCATCCAGAGCTGTAAACAGTTGACCGCAGGCTTCGTCATAGGCAATTTGAGTCTGAGCAAAGCCGCAGCGATAGACGCCGTTGTTGATGGCGGGATAGATCTTCTCGTTCCAGGTCTCAATGTCTGAACTCTGAGATTCAGGATACAGATCCAGTTCAGGGTGTTGGGCAAACTCGTTGAACTGAGAGTTGAGAATCACAATGATCTCAGCACTTTCATTATTGACAATTGTCTTCGTCTTTTGATCCCAAAGGACCGGCACCGTTGCTCGTCCCTGATAACCCGATTTTGCGAGCGTGTATAGGTCTCTTAGCGTTTTGCAGCCTTGATGCTCTGACTCAAAGATCCAGCCGCCTGCTGTTGCTGAAGGCGCAACGACGGTGACGCCAATGGCCTCTTCTAATCCTTTGAGGGTGCGTACCACTAACGTTCGGTGTGCCCAGGGACAGCCGAGACCCACGTAGAGATGATATCGCCCTGATTCTGGCGGGTAGGGATGATCTGATTCGGGACTAATGGTGTCTCGAAACTGGCTGGCGGGACGTAGGTAAGAGCCTTTGCGATCGCGTGGGGCCATCTGAGACATCATCACCTGCCACATCGTTGTCCAGACAAACTTACCGAGGGAGATGATCGCGGAGGGAGGGAGTGATTTACCGAGCTTCATGATCAACTTTGCCTGTAGTGCGGTACCCGATTTCACTTGTATCCTAAGGCATTCTTAGGGCTGACTGGTGAGAGTCCGGTTAAGCTGCTCTGGAGTCTGACACTAAATTTAGTCAATGCCTTAGAAAATCGGACTCAGCCCGTTGACAGAGGTATCTTCTTTCGCTAACTTAGTAAGGTCGTAAGACAAACAGGCCCCCATCGTCTAGAGGCCTAGGACACCTCCCTTTCACGGAGGCGACAGGGATTCGAATTCCCTTGGGGGTATTAATAAATTTTCAGCTATTGAGCTGAACTAATTTTAAGATAAGGGTAGGTGTTACACCTGCCCTTTCTACGTTTCAGGACTTTATGATGCCGCAGGTTCCCGATCACTCATTAGGTGAGCTTTATGTGGTGGGGACTCCCATTGGCAACCTCGAAGATATTAGCTTTAGAGCCATTCGCATTCTGAAGATGGTGGATGCGATCGCATCTGAAGACACCCGTCACACCGGCAAACTGCTGCATCATTTCGAAATCAAAACACCCCAGATTAGCTACCACCAACACAACCACAAGCAGCGTGCACCTGAACTACTCGCCCGACTGCAGCAGGGACAGTCCTTAGCCCTCGTCAGCGATGCAGGTCTACCCGGAATTTCTGATCCTGGCTATGAGCTTGTCCAGACATGCGTGGCAGCCAATATTAATGTCGTACCTATTCCCGGTCCCAGTGCAGCATTAACGGCTTTAACCGCTTCTGGACTGCCCAGCGATCGCTTTTGCTTTGAAGGTTTCTTAGCCGCTAAGGGCGCTGAGCGACGGGACCATCTTGCTCAATTTGAAGCAGAACCTCGGACGATCATTCTGTATGAATCTCCCCATCGACTGCGGCAAACGCTGCAGGATTTATGTACAACGTTGGGGGCTGATAGGCAGATCGTGATTGCGCGGGAACTTACAAAGCTCCATGAGACCTTTTGGCGAGGGACGGTGGAGGATGCGATCTCAAAGTACGAAACTCAAAATCCACGGGGAGAATATACGTTGATCATTGCTGGCAAACCAATTGTAGAGACTGTCCACACAGATGACGAACTAAGACAAAAGCTACAAACTTTAATTGATCAGGGCATCTCGCCCTCGCAGGCAAGTCGGCAACTGGCCTCAATCCTTGGTGTTTCTCGACGATATCTTTATCGACTCTCGTTAGATTTAGTTTCTGGCTCTGCTCCTTAAAAAGACGTCAATATCCGTTTGAAACCCACAGATTTCAGTATTTTTCACGATGTGGAGAACGACATAGGCAACATAATCTTTAGCTAATGTCTAGAGCAAAAACGAATGGCGCACGATTTGGGTCAAGGAGCAGCCTTTGTTGCTGGTGGTGCAGCAGCAGGTTCTTGGGTATCAGTCAACGTTGGAGGCATGGGATTAGCTTTCTCTGGGACTGCCATTGGCATAGGCATGACGCCTGTGACCCTTGCTGGTGCAACAGCAGGTGCTGCCAGCTACGGTCTTTTCCGGGCGGTTGTTGAGGGTGATGCATCAGCGCTGAGCGCGGCTGCATTAGGAGGCTTGGGTGGAGCAGCAGTTTCCCTCCATGTCGGTGGTATGGGGTTAGCCGCGAAAGGAACTGCTATTAGCCTGGGACTGGCTCCTCTGACGGTTGCAGGATCAGTTGTTGGACTAGCAGTGTATGGTTTACTGAAAAGTCTGGATCGAGGAGGTACCAAAGAACCTGCATCTCAAGTCTTTGAGCGTATGGACAGTAGAGTGTCTTGGCAGGAAAGCTATACTCAAGCACTCTTAGAGCTAAACATAGAAGCTCTAGAGAATCAGTTTGGCAACGACCCTTTGGCACAAAAATTTTTAGAGTGGCAGTTGGACGACGACCTAGAGCATCTCAAAAAGAACCTCAACATTCCTTCGGGTGCAAGCAACGCAACAAGTCAAATTCTTACTGGTCAATCTCTTGATCGAAGATTTCGCCAATTTCAGATCGATTCTGAGCTAGAGGAACTCAAGGCAAAGATGGGACTTTCGCTGTGCTCACCTAAATTTTCTAAAGAGAGCCTATTGAGACTGGAAGCTCAAATCTTCTCCAACAAGCAATTTTGCTTCCAAAGGCTAGAGAACATTGCATGCACCTTCATGCCTGAGAATAAGCAAGCAGTGGGCGAATGGTGGCAAGTATTAGGGGTAGATCAAAACGCAACACCTACAGCCGTCAAGCAGGCATATTATCAACTTGCGAAGCGACACCATCCTGATTCCAGTATCTGCACCCATGCTCAAGCTAATATGCAAGCAGTCAATATTGCATATGACAAATACCAGCAAAGACTCAAGACTCTTAACTAAATAGATGAGAGCGTTGTAATCCCTACGAATGTGTTGTCAAGGCCCTGTCGTAAAACTTTCTGCTGTTAGGGAAAACTAAGTTAGTCAGCATACGGTGATCAACAGCGCATGAAACTTCTCGGCAGATTTTTGGGATTAGTGCTTGTATTGCTTGGCTTATACGTACTGGGCCAAAACATCTACTTCACGACAAATGTCTCTCCCTACTGGTGGCGCGGGCTTGCTGCTGACTCCTCCGTACTGTGTCTTACGAGCGGTATCATCTCTCTATTCTTCTTTCCCAAAGAACTGAAATCCCTTGGCTGGATTGCAATGGGGCTAGGTGTTTTACTTGTCTTCGTCAGCAGTCGAGCTGTCCTACAGCCCACAAGCCTGTGGCAATTCTGCCTATCGACGGCCAGCTTTGTCGGTGGTTACCAGTTGATAACGAAGGGGAAAATTAATCTTTAGAGGATGTTGACTAGTATTGAGCCAGCAGCTCAGGGATAAAGTCATATCCGTCTACTCCAATTTCTTGAATGATTCTAGGGCGCTGCTCTTGAAGCAGATCTTGAAAAGCATCTGCACCGACTTTTCCTTTGAGCACAGTGAGCAATCCTGCGGCTTGAGACCAGTCAGGAGACTCAATTTGCTTGAGCAGATACATCCCCAGACAACCGTAATGAATTGCAGACGCGGGCTGTTCTAAAACATGAAAGGCTTCAGCTAAATTAGTGAAGTTCAATCCCTTAAGATACGAGTCGCCTGACAGATTTGCGGCTCCTAAACCGGCTTCAAGGGCACGGATCGCCTCTTGTGGCTGAGACAATGTTAGGTGTGCAATACCTAGACTGCTGTGACACAACGCCTGACTCTGCAGATCGTTTAACTTCTCTGCGATCTCTAATCCCTGCTGAAGATAGCGCATAGAAATAACGTAGCGATCTGGATCCGCTTGCTCTAGTTGCTGCGCCGCGCAAACTTGACTGAACCCCAAATTAGTGAGCGAATTTGCCTCACCTCGACGATCACCTTGCTCACGACTGAGGATCAAAGCCCGCTGGCTGTCATCAATCGCTTGAGCATATTCCTTCAGAGAGATATGAGTCCGACTGAGGTGATTGAGGTTGGCAATCTCACAGGCTCTATCTTTGGCCGTTCGAGCAACATCCAAAGCCTGCTGATGAAAGTCAAGTGCCTGTTGATTGCGTCCCAAAGCTCTTTGAGAGTAGCCGAGGAGCGTCAGAATGCGGGCTTTCTCATGGGTTCCCTCCACTTGCTTAAGCGGGACATCTAGATAGTCCAGGGTCATATTCAGATAGCCACCGTCAAAGGCCGCAAAGACGCCACCGTAGAGCGGGAAATAGGACTGCTGAGCAAAGCTGCGTAAAATTTGCAGCGTGATCTGGAAGTATGCGTCGGAAAAGCTTTGCTGTTGAGCCAGTTGCCGGGTCCCAACCGCTAGCTCAGACCAGATGCTGGCAAACGTCAGATATGACGAGATCGAGAGTTTTGGCCCCACTCTTGTGTCATAGGCCTGCTGATCAAACCATGACACTAACCCCCGCTGCAGGAACCGCATCACAATCATCAGCTCAATCCAGTCACTCAACTGACAGGTCGAGGCTTGGGCTGCCCACTGTTGAATAGAGATCTGTTGCTGAGCAATGAGCTTGAACAATGTTTGGGTTAAAGATAACCGCGCCAACGGCTGAGCCGGTTCAGCCTGAAAAAAGGCGTTTGTCGTTTGGGTCGGAGTTGCGTCCAGCTTCCTAGCCCAAAACTCCCAAGGGCTTTGGCCCCTTTGAAAACCCGCTTCTCTCGTTGGGGCATCGAAAATCCAGCCGGTGACATGGCTCTGCAGCCGACGACAAGCTGCCAAGCCCTTCTTGAGGCCAGAAGTGACCTGCTTGAGATCCTGCGCTGCAGCGAGACTACGATTCTGCCCGCTTTGCTTGAGTGCAGCAGCCAGTTGCTCAATATCCTGGTTTGTAAAGATAGGGGTGCGATTGAGATCTAGCTCTCCGAGTAAGGCAAGCAATGCCTGTTGTTTGTCTGGAGCTGCGACAATTTTTTGAGTGGCAGCGGTAATGATCGTTGCATTCTGTGTTTTGACGGCTAGCTCTTCCCAAGCCTTTTGCAGCATTTTCATGCCACGACATGAGCGCTCAACCTTTGCTGGGACTTGATCCTTTGAAAATTGACCCGCCTGAGCCTGAAGCTCCTGCTCTCGCTCAGATAAACAGCGTTCTAGCAGCTCTCCCTCGACAGTCATTTGCGAACTTAACTGCTGCCACTCCGTTGCGAAGGCATGCTGTAAAGCTTCTTTGGACAGAAACTCACCGCTCAAGTAGCGACCGAGAAGAGTTTCAATCAGTGTGGAATAAGGTTCGTGTGGCATAAATGATTCTTGAGGATAATCCACTGTTGTCTCCGATAGCTCTGCCTGCGGCATCCTGCAGGCTGATCGGCAGCCTTGTTCAAAGAAACCGCTTCAATTGCTCGTTTTTCGATACTGGCTTCAAAGATAAGGTAGCGAGTAGGAGGCCAAGACGGCATTAGGTCTCAGATGCTTTTTTGCTGGCTTCAGCTTTGCGCTCACTATGACGATCGGTGAGATGATCGACCTTGTCCCGCAGCAGTAGGGTGAACTTGTAGAGTTCTTCCATGACATCTACGATGCGATCGCGATAGGCAGAGTCTTTCATCGTGCCGTCTTCATGGAACTCCTGATAGGCTTTGGCAACAGACGATTGATTGGGAATGGTAAACATCCGCATCCAGCGGCCCAATAGGCGCATTGAGTTAACTGCATTGAACGATTGGGATCCGCCAGAGACTTGCATCACCGCTAGCGTTTTCCCTTGGGTGGGCCGGATTGCGCCTAGCGTTAGGGGCACCCAGTCAATCTGAGTTTTCATCAAGCCCGAAATATTGCCGTGGAGTTCAGGACTCGACCATGCCTGCCCCTCTGACCACTGCACAAGGGTCCGCAGTTCCTGCACTTTAGGATGGGTTTCAGGTTCAGCACCGTGCAGCGGCAGTCCCCGAGGATCAAAGAAACGGACCTCTGCACCAATCTCTTCAATGATTCGCGCGGCTTCTTCTGCTGCAAGGCGACTGTAGGAACGCTCCCGTAAGGAACCGTACAAAAACAAAATGCGGGGTTTGTGCTCAAAAGTCATGGAGACAAGGAAGATGGGATGAAAATATTAGTATCAATCGCACATTTTACTGGTCACAAGCTGATTGTCGAGCTGCTTCATTGAGGGGATCATCCTCAATAGGTTCCCAGTTGCCTTTGCTGGGCTGCTGCTCTGGCTCGATATCTCGGTAGCGATCGCGTTCACAATCATACTCAGTGGTGTAATTCTCAGTCTCAGTCCCTGTAGCCTGGATCGCTTCCATGTAGCTGGCTACAGTCACAAACCTCCCTGATCGTTGTATAGAATCAGTATCGATGTATTGACGTACATTACCCTCGGCTGATTCTGCCACCTGCTGCCATTGAGTCGCTCGTGCGGGAAGTGCTGAGCAGAGGACAAAACTCAGCGTCAATCCCATTACCAGAATTAGCGTTCGACACTTTAGCATCGCTGTTCCCTCCTAAATGTTGAAGCTATTGTTCAAACAGTGATGTACCACCGCCGCCAGTGCAGACCGTAGGCCACTACCCACCAAAATAGCAGAGTTGCAAAGGAGAACAAGAAGCCTGCCGTGGCTGCGCCTGACCAGCTCAAGAAAACATGCTCATAGATCCATGTATATGTCGATGGCGCTTCGTCTCCAGAGCCGATGTTTGTTTTCACGAGCAGCTTAATCACCAAGACTGACGCAACAAAGATAAAAATCGAATTAAGTCCCAGCACCTCTAGCGGTTTACCCCAGCGTTTTTGACCGCGTACCTCAATCAGTTCGTAACAGGCGGCCAACAGCAGCAGCGCCAGCCCCACCGTGAACATCACAAAAGAGCTGCTCCAGAGCTTTTTGTTGATCGGGAACCAGATGCTCCAGACCTGTCCCACCACTAGGCTACCGAGGCCGAACATTGCCAATGTGGTGCTTTGGCTTGATGACCGTACGCCTTTGATTACAGCCGTGGTTCGCAGCCATGTCCCTGTGAAGTAGCCGAGTAGAGTGGTTGCGATCGCAGGTAAAGTCCCGAACAATCCCTCCGGGTCGCCCATATTCTCAAACTGGTCTCCAGCATACAGATGAGCGCTAGGAATAATCAGACGATCAATATAGGCCCCAAAATTGCCGACCCGCGTCAAAGTCCCGGCCCCATACTCTGGCACCGGAATCACTGTCAGTGCCAGCCAGTAGCCGATCAGCAAAACTGCTGTCGCTCCCCACTGAGCCTTGCGCGGTAGCTTCAATACCAGCAGCGCCGTCACGACATAGGCCAAGCTAATCCGCTGTAGAACGCCCATCACTCGAATCGTGCTGAGGTCGTAGGACCAGAAGCCGTTGAGCAGCAGCCCCAGCGCGAACAGCAGCAGCCCCCGCCGCACGATCCGCCAGTAGACCGCCGGGGTCGGTTGATTGTTTGACGTATACTTTGCCAGGGAAAAGGCCATTGCCACGCCAACGATGTATAAAAAAAACGGAAACACAAGATCTGCTAAAGTCCAGCCATCCCAGTCTGCGTGGGCTAGCCAGGGATAGACCTCCGCTGTGATCCCAGCCTTGTTGACCAAGAGCATACCTGCGATCGCAATTCCTCGAAAGACATCAAGAGAACGCAGGCGTCTTTGGGCAGTTGGCACCGTAGCGGCAGGTGAAGCAGACATAGACCGTATCTAAAATAATGATTAAAGGTTTTATTCGCCAAAACAGGGCGTAAGTCTTTGATTCACAGTGTATGACACTGCGTTCACGGCCCTAGCATTCGGCTTCCCAGTGTTATGCTATGTCGGGGAATGTGGGTCACTTATTTAGTTTTCTGTGCTGCTCTAGCTCTTTAAAAATTCCAAAATTAGACGATCAAAAATTAGACGATCAAAATGGCCTACTCGACGAGTAATAATCGTTCCTGGAGTTTAGCTGTTGTGGGGGCAGCGCTACTGGGGATCGGGGGACTGGTGTGGCAGTTCACGGGTTTACGCACCGCGGTGCCAAACTTGGTGAATCCCAGCGCCATCAGCCAAGCAACGCTCATAGCGGAATCAGAGGCTGCCTTTGCTCACACCGCTGGACTCATTGCTGAAGCAGAGAAGCAAAAGCTGTACAACGTCACTGTACCGCCGCAGTTTGTGGGCAAAACCATTAAAGACGTCAAGCTAAAACCTGATCAAAAATATATTGCCCTCACCTTTGATGATGGTCCGTGGCCTGAGGTCACCAATAATATTCTCTACACGCTCAAGGCCCACGGCGTCAGGGCCACTTTCTTTGTCGTTGGCCTGCACGTACAGACCTATCCCGAACAGCTTCGGCAGGTCGTTGCTGAGGGACATGTTTTAGCCAATCACACCTGGAATCATCGCTATCACAAATTTTCATCAGCAGAGGCCGCCGTTCAACTGAAAAAAACAGCGGACATCATCTACAAGGAAACGGGCGTAAAGACGGCCCTGTTCCGGCCCCCAGGTGGCAAGCTCCACAATGGCCTTGTCAAATATGCCAACGCCCACAAATACAGCTCAATTATGTGGTCTCAGGATTCAGGAGACACCTCCCGTATCTCGTCATCCAGAATTTTGGCTAATATTCTCGCAGGTGCTAAACCAGGGGCGATTATCCTCATGCATGACGGTGGTGGGGATCGTCTCAAAACAGCCTCTATGCTGCCTCAGGCGATCAAAGAGCTTAAGAAACGTGGCTATCAATTTGTGACGGTACCCGAGCTATTTGAGCTTTCGGCGCAGAATAACGCTCCGAATTAGGAGCGATGTCTTCGAAATAAAGCTGTATTCCCATATAAAAGCGCTTAAAGTCCCGCGCTCAGAATTAGGAGAGGGATTTAGGGAGAAGGCCGTGCAATACTTTAGCTAAAGTGAGATGCTACCGGGTTTATGTCTTCTGTCGTGTTCAGGCGAGAGTCGGTCCGCACCGATTAAAATCTCAAATTTAGTAACAAAATTCTAAATAATGGCCTAGTTCTGTCAGATTCATAGTGCAGCGGGGAAGCCTATGCAAATGGGCCAAAGAACATCGACTCAGGTTTCATTCGGCTATGTCATCCAATGATTCATCGTCTCAAGCTGCAGATCACCCAAAACCGTTGGCTTCAGACCCTCCACTTACCGAGATTTCGGCTAACCGCGACGCCCTTTTAGCCG
This window contains:
- a CDS encoding DUF1643 domain-containing protein, which gives rise to MLESGATFDDSGAYRYRLWRRWDARGSLLTFVMLNPSRADAQTNDPTIRRCIRFAQSWGYGALEVVNLFAYCTSKPAELRQAKKPVGESCDRILIESARSAQMILLAWGNHGQYQNRGKVASKLLAEVGPLHCLGLTQKGEPRHPLYLKRDIQPKPYSVP
- a CDS encoding type II toxin-antitoxin system VapC family toxin, encoding MNIVADTNIFLAVTLEEESKDRIIEVTEGCSLYAPEILPYEIGNALSAMVKRHQIEGMMLQRFITSLRKFQSVLPKLIFLKL
- a CDS encoding glutathione S-transferase family protein, with the translated sequence MKLGKSLPPSAIISLGKFVWTTMWQVMMSQMAPRDRKGSYLRPASQFRDTISPESDHPYPPESGRYHLYVGLGCPWAHRTLVVRTLKGLEEAIGVTVVAPSATAGGWIFESEHQGCKTLRDLYTLAKSGYQGRATVPVLWDQKTKTIVNNESAEIIVILNSQFNEFAQHPELDLYPESQSSDIETWNEKIYPAINNGVYRCGFAQTQIAYDEACGQLFTALDEIDAALATHRYLCGDHVTLADVRLFTTLYRFDTVYYGLFKCNRRRIKDYQYLGAYLRDLYQLPGVAETCNVEAVKRDYYGMLFPLNPGAIIPAGPDLEDLRVPHGRESVSQTPSAV
- the rsmI gene encoding 16S rRNA (cytidine(1402)-2'-O)-methyltransferase — translated: MPQVPDHSLGELYVVGTPIGNLEDISFRAIRILKMVDAIASEDTRHTGKLLHHFEIKTPQISYHQHNHKQRAPELLARLQQGQSLALVSDAGLPGISDPGYELVQTCVAANINVVPIPGPSAALTALTASGLPSDRFCFEGFLAAKGAERRDHLAQFEAEPRTIILYESPHRLRQTLQDLCTTLGADRQIVIARELTKLHETFWRGTVEDAISKYETQNPRGEYTLIIAGKPIVETVHTDDELRQKLQTLIDQGISPSQASRQLASILGVSRRYLYRLSLDLVSGSAP
- a CDS encoding J domain-containing protein → MAHDLGQGAAFVAGGAAAGSWVSVNVGGMGLAFSGTAIGIGMTPVTLAGATAGAASYGLFRAVVEGDASALSAAALGGLGGAAVSLHVGGMGLAAKGTAISLGLAPLTVAGSVVGLAVYGLLKSLDRGGTKEPASQVFERMDSRVSWQESYTQALLELNIEALENQFGNDPLAQKFLEWQLDDDLEHLKKNLNIPSGASNATSQILTGQSLDRRFRQFQIDSELEELKAKMGLSLCSPKFSKESLLRLEAQIFSNKQFCFQRLENIACTFMPENKQAVGEWWQVLGVDQNATPTAVKQAYYQLAKRHHPDSSICTHAQANMQAVNIAYDKYQQRLKTLN
- a CDS encoding tetratricopeptide repeat protein, with protein sequence MPHEPYSTLIETLLGRYLSGEFLSKEALQHAFATEWQQLSSQMTVEGELLERCLSEREQELQAQAGQFSKDQVPAKVERSCRGMKMLQKAWEELAVKTQNATIITAATQKIVAAPDKQQALLALLGELDLNRTPIFTNQDIEQLAAALKQSGQNRSLAAAQDLKQVTSGLKKGLAACRRLQSHVTGWIFDAPTREAGFQRGQSPWEFWARKLDATPTQTTNAFFQAEPAQPLARLSLTQTLFKLIAQQQISIQQWAAQASTCQLSDWIELMIVMRFLQRGLVSWFDQQAYDTRVGPKLSISSYLTFASIWSELAVGTRQLAQQQSFSDAYFQITLQILRSFAQQSYFPLYGGVFAAFDGGYLNMTLDYLDVPLKQVEGTHEKARILTLLGYSQRALGRNQQALDFHQQALDVARTAKDRACEIANLNHLSRTHISLKEYAQAIDDSQRALILSREQGDRRGEANSLTNLGFSQVCAAQQLEQADPDRYVISMRYLQQGLEIAEKLNDLQSQALCHSSLGIAHLTLSQPQEAIRALEAGLGAANLSGDSYLKGLNFTNLAEAFHVLEQPASAIHYGCLGMYLLKQIESPDWSQAAGLLTVLKGKVGADAFQDLLQEQRPRIIQEIGVDGYDFIPELLAQY
- the arsH gene encoding arsenical resistance protein ArsH, which gives rise to MTFEHKPRILFLYGSLRERSYSRLAAEEAARIIEEIGAEVRFFDPRGLPLHGAEPETHPKVQELRTLVQWSEGQAWSSPELHGNISGLMKTQIDWVPLTLGAIRPTQGKTLAVMQVSGGSQSFNAVNSMRLLGRWMRMFTIPNQSSVAKAYQEFHEDGTMKDSAYRDRIVDVMEELYKFTLLLRDKVDHLTDRHSERKAEASKKASET
- a CDS encoding surface-adhesin E family protein, with protein sequence MLKCRTLILVMGLTLSFVLCSALPARATQWQQVAESAEGNVRQYIDTDSIQRSGRFVTVASYMEAIQATGTETENYTTEYDCERDRYRDIEPEQQPSKGNWEPIEDDPLNEAARQSACDQ
- a CDS encoding acyltransferase family protein gives rise to the protein MSASPAATVPTAQRRLRSLDVFRGIAIAGMLLVNKAGITAEVYPWLAHADWDGWTLADLVFPFFLYIVGVAMAFSLAKYTSNNQPTPAVYWRIVRRGLLLFALGLLLNGFWSYDLSTIRVMGVLQRISLAYVVTALLVLKLPRKAQWGATAVLLIGYWLALTVIPVPEYGAGTLTRVGNFGAYIDRLIIPSAHLYAGDQFENMGDPEGLFGTLPAIATTLLGYFTGTWLRTTAVIKGVRSSSQSTTLAMFGLGSLVVGQVWSIWFPINKKLWSSSFVMFTVGLALLLLAACYELIEVRGQKRWGKPLEVLGLNSIFIFVASVLVIKLLVKTNIGSGDEAPSTYTWIYEHVFLSWSGAATAGFLFSFATLLFWWVVAYGLHWRRWYITV
- a CDS encoding polysaccharide deacetylase family protein; translation: MAYSTSNNRSWSLAVVGAALLGIGGLVWQFTGLRTAVPNLVNPSAISQATLIAESEAAFAHTAGLIAEAEKQKLYNVTVPPQFVGKTIKDVKLKPDQKYIALTFDDGPWPEVTNNILYTLKAHGVRATFFVVGLHVQTYPEQLRQVVAEGHVLANHTWNHRYHKFSSAEAAVQLKKTADIIYKETGVKTALFRPPGGKLHNGLVKYANAHKYSSIMWSQDSGDTSRISSSRILANILAGAKPGAIILMHDGGGDRLKTASMLPQAIKELKKRGYQFVTVPELFELSAQNNAPN